The Psychrobacillus sp. FSL K6-4046 DNA window GCATCATCCCAACGGATAAATAGACCTAAAACTCCTGTTATTAAACCACCGATGAGCATGGAATTGATAAAAAATTTAAACCAATTTCGTATTGTCACAGCTAGGTTGCCTCCATCTACTCTATTTCATCCTTCAATTGTAACAACGATTTGCCAAAAAATCTATTTCTTCATAATATCAATACATATTTCCGTACTAAATGTGAACAATAATTGAAAAGGATGGTGAGGAATCAATGAAGTATTTCGCCCTGATTTTATTAAGTATTGGTTTACTAGCTGGTTGTAATGACTCTTCTAGTACTCCTTCATATGAAGAAAACAAAAAAATGTTAATCGATGCTTTACAGACAGAGGATGGTAAAAAAGCGATTCGAACTCTTTTAGAGGATCCAAAGTTTCAAGAAATGCTTGTAATAGACAGTGAGCAAGTAAAAAAATCAGTAGAACAAACCATGCTTTCTAAGGAAGCCGAGGAGTTCTGGAAAGAAATTTACCAAGATCCTAAATTTTCTGAGACCATGGCTAAGAGTATGAAGAAGCAACAAGAAGACTTAATGAAAAGCATGATGAAGGATCCAGAGTATCTGAAAGACTTAGAAACATTCTTTAGCTCAGACGAAATGAAAAAAGAATTAGAGAAAACATTGAAATCGAGTGATATGAGAAAAGAAATTCAAAAGGTTGTGGAAGAAACTATTCAAAGTCCGTCTCTCCAAGCAAAATGGCAGAAGCTAGTGGAAGAAGCCGGTGCTTCTAAAGAAGAAGGTGGCTCTAAAGAAGAGGGAGGTAAAAAAGAAGAAGAAAAATAGGCCGCTCCTCTATGGAAACGGCCTTTTCTTTATGCTTTTTCTATTACTTTTTCAGCTATTTCTAAATATAGCTTCCCAGTATCATGCGTTTCGCCGTATACAGAAGGAGCAAAGTCAATGTCGTTCCAGTCAGGCTGACCTAATGGAATTTGGCCAAGAAGCTCGGTACGAAGTTCATCCGCAAGTTTTGGTCCTCCACCTTTTCCAAAAACAAATTCCTTTTCGCCTGTAGATTTAGATTCATACCAGGACATATTTTCAATAACACCTAGAATTTCATGGTCCGTCTGTAATGCCATTGCACCTGCACGCGCTGCTACAAACGCAGCTGTAGGGTGAGGAGTGGTTACAACGATCTCTTTAGAAGCCGGTAGCATTTGGTGTATGTCTAACGCGACGTCACCAGTTCCGGGCGGTAAATCTAGTAGCAAGAAATCTAACTCTCCCCACTCTACGTCTTTAAAGAATTGGTCTAACACTTTCCCTAACATTGGTCCACGCCAAACTACTGGAGTATTGTTCTCTACGAAAAATCCCATGGATATTACTTTTACGCCTTTGCGTTCCACTGGAATAATTCGATCCTCTTTAATCTGTGGCACGTCTTTAACACCCATCATATCAGGCACACTGAAGCCGTAAATATCTGCATCTACTAATGCAACTTTTTTACCTAATCTTGCTAGAGCAACAGCAAGGTTTACG harbors:
- the gerD gene encoding spore germination lipoprotein GerD, with the translated sequence MKYFALILLSIGLLAGCNDSSSTPSYEENKKMLIDALQTEDGKKAIRTLLEDPKFQEMLVIDSEQVKKSVEQTMLSKEAEEFWKEIYQDPKFSETMAKSMKKQQEDLMKSMMKDPEYLKDLETFFSSDEMKKELEKTLKSSDMRKEIQKVVEETIQSPSLQAKWQKLVEEAGASKEEGGSKEEGGKKEEEK
- a CDS encoding P-loop NTPase, which produces MINENQVRTLLGELNDPFLHRTLEETNGISQVSIKEEKNHVSVKLAIAKINSAEQMQLQTKVVEVLKNAGANTVGIRFEELPKEVLEQFRGKGKESDSEDILSPNSKVKIISIASGKGGVGKSTVSVNLAVALARLGKKVALVDADIYGFSVPDMMGVKDVPQIKEDRIIPVERKGVKVISMGFFVENNTPVVWRGPMLGKVLDQFFKDVEWGELDFLLLDLPPGTGDVALDIHQMLPASKEIVVTTPHPTAAFVAARAGAMALQTDHEILGVIENMSWYESKSTGEKEFVFGKGGGPKLADELRTELLGQIPLGQPDWNDIDFAPSVYGETHDTGKLYLEIAEKVIEKA